In a single window of the Mesorhizobium shangrilense genome:
- a CDS encoding methyltransferase domain-containing protein: MQTLIDTRLVLRHRLRALNDPDSSALFLMRRVAEDLAERLATVERRFGRAATLHCFTGHARDAILASGRANEVIRIEPDAAFLGSDAGLVADAERVPLDEASIEFAASLLSLHEANDIPGLLVQVRRALRPDGLFLAAFPGSGTLTELRESLLAAETEMLGGASPRVMPFTDVRDAGGLLQRAGFALPVADVETLTVRYDTMFDLMRDLRAMGATNALVDRTRRPATRRFFQRAAEIYAERFSDADGRVRATFSIVWLSGWAPDQSQQKPLRPGSGKVSLKSVLGGK; the protein is encoded by the coding sequence TTGCAAACGCTGATCGACACCCGACTCGTTCTCCGGCACCGCCTGCGGGCGCTGAACGACCCGGATTCTTCCGCCCTGTTCCTGATGCGACGGGTGGCCGAAGACCTCGCCGAACGCCTGGCGACGGTCGAACGCCGCTTCGGCCGTGCGGCGACGCTGCACTGCTTCACCGGCCATGCACGCGACGCCATCCTCGCCAGCGGCCGGGCGAACGAGGTCATCCGCATCGAGCCGGATGCGGCATTCCTCGGTTCCGACGCCGGCCTGGTCGCAGACGCGGAACGCGTGCCGCTGGACGAGGCGAGCATCGAGTTTGCCGCGTCGCTGCTTTCGCTGCACGAAGCCAATGATATTCCGGGCCTGCTGGTGCAGGTCCGACGCGCGCTGCGGCCGGACGGGCTCTTCCTTGCAGCCTTCCCGGGTTCCGGGACACTCACTGAACTGCGGGAAAGCCTTCTCGCGGCGGAAACGGAGATGCTTGGAGGGGCGAGCCCCCGGGTGATGCCGTTCACCGACGTGCGCGACGCCGGCGGGCTGCTGCAGCGCGCCGGATTCGCGCTGCCGGTCGCCGACGTCGAGACGCTGACGGTCCGCTATGACACCATGTTCGACCTGATGCGCGACCTGCGCGCAATGGGCGCCACCAATGCGCTGGTCGACCGGACGCGCCGACCGGCCACGCGGCGCTTCTTCCAGCGGGCCGCCGAGATCTATGCGGAACGCTTCTCCGACGCCGACGGCCGGGTGCGCGCGACCTTCTCGATCGTCTGGCTCTCGGGCTGGGCGCCGGACCAGTCGCAGCAGAAGCCGCTCAGACCCGGCTCCGGAAAAGTGTCGCTGAAATCGGTGCTGGGCGGAAAGTAG
- a CDS encoding Flp family type IVb pilin: MPALITRFIADDTAATSIEYALIATFISLATLIGVTALANSVETNFSSQGEAVHEAWTSRRI, encoded by the coding sequence ATGCCAGCCTTGATCACTCGTTTCATCGCCGACGACACCGCGGCAACATCCATCGAGTACGCGCTGATCGCGACGTTCATTTCCCTGGCGACCCTCATCGGGGTGACCGCTCTGGCAAACTCCGTGGAGACCAACTTCAGCAGCCAGGGCGAGGCTGTCCACGAGGCCTGGACGAGCCGGCGGATATAG